A window of Natrinema versiforme contains these coding sequences:
- a CDS encoding DUF1802 family protein, with protein sequence MTDATTAAETVPALKERAGVVNALLDGAQTVLVRHPTLDPGTIDDRFVLYPAYSHQEPARYQSRYEQYYHRSSAKPDDGVPVRAVAEVREEYTISSDDLAALARHYVYTPEGLRDKYDPDDDLRVLLLRVSALESPRLIEERGSYRGCRAWIELADEVAVDLESTAPVLDDATFAEWRAAVRDALE encoded by the coding sequence ATGACTGACGCGACGACGGCCGCTGAGACCGTGCCGGCGCTGAAAGAACGCGCCGGCGTCGTCAACGCCCTGCTCGACGGCGCGCAGACGGTGCTCGTTCGCCACCCGACCCTCGATCCGGGAACGATCGACGACCGGTTCGTCCTCTATCCGGCCTACAGCCATCAAGAACCGGCCCGCTACCAGTCCCGGTACGAGCAGTACTACCACCGTTCGAGCGCGAAACCTGACGACGGCGTGCCGGTCCGCGCCGTCGCCGAGGTCCGCGAGGAGTACACGATCTCGAGCGACGACCTCGCCGCCCTCGCGCGCCACTACGTCTACACGCCCGAGGGACTCCGCGACAAGTACGATCCGGACGACGACCTGCGGGTGCTGTTGCTCCGGGTGTCGGCACTCGAGTCGCCGCGTCTCATCGAGGAACGCGGGAGCTACCGGGGCTGTCGCGCGTGGATCGAACTGGCCGACGAGGTGGCTGTAGATCTCGAGTCGACCGCTCCCGTGCTGGACGACGCGACCTTCGCCGAATGGCGGGCGGCGGTCCGAGACGCGCTCGAGTGA
- a CDS encoding 3-oxoacyl-ACP reductase family protein, with amino-acid sequence MAETVQRLEPLSRRPLTDRTCLVTGSSRGIGREIAFELARCGADVAVNYRSSEAQAREVTETIEENGETAVPVQADVSDPAAVERMAAAVREELGEIDVLVNNAGITVDRTFEDMTYEDWQTVIDVNLNGTFNCTKAFYEDIKTSEHGRLINISSVVGQQGNYGQANYATSKGGLFAFTRTLALELASHGSTANCVAPGFTETDMLEKVPERVQEKIRADIPLDRFADPEDIVGMVRFLAGDQAEYMTGQVLGINGGMEW; translated from the coding sequence ATGGCCGAAACCGTCCAGCGCCTCGAGCCCCTGTCGCGTCGCCCGCTGACCGACCGAACCTGTCTCGTAACGGGATCGTCTCGCGGGATCGGTCGCGAGATCGCGTTCGAACTCGCTCGCTGCGGTGCCGACGTGGCGGTCAACTACCGCTCCTCGGAGGCACAGGCACGCGAGGTCACCGAGACGATCGAGGAAAACGGCGAGACGGCGGTTCCCGTCCAGGCCGACGTGTCGGACCCGGCGGCCGTCGAGCGGATGGCCGCGGCGGTCCGCGAGGAACTCGGCGAAATCGACGTGCTGGTCAACAACGCGGGGATCACCGTCGACCGGACGTTCGAGGACATGACCTACGAGGACTGGCAGACGGTCATCGACGTCAACCTCAATGGAACGTTCAACTGCACGAAGGCGTTCTACGAGGACATCAAAACGTCCGAGCACGGCCGGCTGATCAATATCTCGAGCGTGGTCGGCCAGCAGGGCAACTACGGGCAGGCCAACTACGCGACCTCGAAGGGCGGGCTCTTCGCGTTCACCCGGACGCTGGCGCTCGAACTCGCCAGCCACGGCTCGACGGCTAACTGCGTCGCGCCGGGCTTTACCGAGACGGACATGCTCGAGAAGGTGCCCGAACGAGTTCAGGAGAAGATCCGTGCGGACATTCCCCTCGATCGGTTCGCCGACCCCGAGGACATCGTCGGCATGGTCCGATTCCTTGCCGGCGATCAGGCCGAATACATGACCGGGCAGGTCCTCGGAATCAACGGCGGAATGGAGTGGTGA
- a CDS encoding RDD family protein — MAKLRIFGSIHPNTRGVVEDDLREFSRGADAIAVEHPRLGETARSAVALVLRYPFLFVGLQLVFLFQMPLYALFNRDLRSTESLAAQAVAGERPVHEVDRHPLAILEDRSPGWLVANWVAFLALAIAYPAETFVAAGLAVGLLAIVTVRSRYGVRRPMVVAAVVLTAVGCGLVAVDLFRTDIGSSFVALSYLVGGIGLIRYTLEARNEAMLEDIATLAATHDYERICLTTGYAHLPGLVERAADHGLTTVDIFKPRWRASGEMVDPEAVLASDDHDVRPDMEAAGNVLGRRVVATVIDLLVLALIALAGPVVIVGIDSAHSIGGDAVFSAFTLCWWLLSPPAYYVIGEAIYGQTVGKSILDLTVVRIDGSPCTVRDAVVRTTVRPLDFLPAGYFLGGVIAAVTDYGQRLGDLAAGTTVVKLTEANTGSSTAAARSADDRRAGPAVDRPVGADETEQTPTARRKP; from the coding sequence ATGGCGAAGCTCAGGATCTTCGGGTCGATCCACCCCAACACTCGGGGCGTCGTCGAAGACGACCTCCGGGAGTTCTCGCGTGGGGCGGACGCGATCGCGGTCGAACACCCGCGGCTCGGGGAGACCGCTCGTTCCGCGGTCGCTCTCGTCCTCCGGTATCCGTTCCTTTTTGTCGGGCTCCAGTTGGTGTTCCTCTTCCAGATGCCGCTGTACGCACTGTTCAATCGGGATCTGCGCTCTACCGAGTCCCTCGCCGCCCAGGCGGTGGCGGGGGAGCGGCCGGTCCACGAGGTCGATCGCCACCCGCTTGCGATCCTCGAGGACCGGAGTCCCGGATGGCTCGTCGCCAACTGGGTCGCGTTTCTTGCGCTCGCGATCGCGTACCCGGCCGAGACGTTCGTTGCGGCGGGACTCGCTGTCGGACTGCTCGCTATCGTGACGGTCCGATCCCGGTACGGCGTCCGGCGTCCGATGGTCGTTGCAGCAGTGGTGCTGACCGCGGTCGGCTGCGGGCTGGTCGCTGTCGATCTCTTCCGGACCGATATCGGGTCGAGTTTCGTCGCCCTGTCGTATCTCGTCGGCGGAATCGGTCTCATCAGGTACACACTCGAGGCGCGCAACGAGGCGATGCTCGAGGACATCGCCACGCTCGCGGCGACCCACGACTACGAGCGGATCTGTCTCACGACCGGGTATGCACACCTCCCGGGGCTGGTCGAACGGGCGGCCGACCACGGTCTGACGACGGTCGACATCTTCAAACCGCGGTGGCGAGCATCGGGCGAGATGGTCGACCCCGAAGCGGTCCTCGCGTCGGACGATCACGACGTTCGACCCGACATGGAAGCCGCGGGCAACGTCCTCGGCAGACGAGTCGTGGCGACGGTGATCGACTTGCTGGTACTCGCCCTGATCGCGCTCGCTGGTCCGGTAGTCATCGTCGGTATCGACTCGGCGCATTCGATCGGTGGCGATGCGGTTTTCAGCGCTTTCACACTCTGCTGGTGGCTGCTGTCGCCGCCGGCGTACTACGTGATCGGCGAAGCGATATACGGGCAGACCGTCGGGAAATCGATCCTCGATCTGACGGTCGTTCGGATCGACGGCTCCCCGTGTACGGTCCGCGATGCGGTCGTTCGAACGACGGTACGCCCGCTCGATTTCCTCCCGGCCGGCTATTTCCTCGGCGGTGTCATCGCCGCGGTAACCGACTACGGCCAGCGGCTGGGCGACCTCGCGGCCGGCACGACCGTCGTGAAACTTACCGAAGCGAACACCGGATCGTCGACAGCGGCCGCTCGCTCGGCTGACGATCGACGTGCGGGCCCCGCCGTCGATCGGCCGGTCGGAGCCGATGAGACGGAGCAGACGCCGACGGCTAGGCGGAAGCCGTAG
- a CDS encoding cobyrinic acid a,c-diamide synthase, with translation MNGFVLGGVSSGVGKTVATLSIIQALEDAGHEVQPAKAGPDFIDPSHHEAIAGRPSRTLDLWLCGADGLRRNYRRGEGDVCVVEGVMGLYDGDGSSTAMVAEALDLPVVLVVDAKAGMESVAATALGFREYADTIGRDIEVAGVVAQRAHGGRHEQGIRDALPDDLAYFGRIPPNDDLEIPDRHLGLEMGGEAALPRAALREAAESLEAERLAAVASEPPTPESPAPSAASAEPVDATIAVASDAAFCFRYPATLERFRERAEIVTFSPVAGDPVPDADAVYLPGGYPELHTAELESAGTLAELGNLAADGFPVLGECGGLMAMSQSLTTAAGERHEMAGILPADVTMHDRYQALDHVELEAVEGTLTADAGETIRGHEFHYSSADVDGDARFAFETVRGDGIDGDHDGLTEYDSLGTYVHVHVESGAFDRFLERVEG, from the coding sequence ATGAACGGATTCGTCCTCGGTGGCGTCAGCTCCGGCGTCGGAAAGACAGTCGCGACGCTGTCGATCATTCAGGCGCTCGAGGACGCCGGCCACGAGGTCCAGCCCGCCAAGGCGGGCCCGGACTTCATCGATCCGAGCCACCACGAGGCGATCGCCGGTCGGCCCTCCCGCACGCTCGATCTGTGGCTCTGCGGCGCGGACGGCCTCCGGCGGAACTACCGGCGCGGCGAGGGCGACGTTTGCGTCGTCGAGGGCGTGATGGGACTGTACGACGGCGACGGCTCGAGCACCGCGATGGTCGCCGAAGCGCTCGACCTACCGGTCGTCCTCGTGGTCGACGCCAAGGCGGGCATGGAGAGCGTCGCGGCGACCGCGCTCGGCTTCCGGGAGTACGCCGACACCATCGGTCGCGATATCGAAGTGGCCGGCGTCGTCGCCCAGCGCGCCCACGGCGGCCGCCACGAGCAGGGGATCCGCGACGCCCTACCCGACGACCTCGCATACTTCGGTCGGATTCCGCCGAACGACGACCTCGAGATTCCGGATCGACACCTTGGGCTCGAGATGGGCGGTGAAGCCGCCTTGCCGAGAGCGGCGTTGCGGGAGGCCGCCGAATCGCTCGAGGCCGAGCGATTGGCCGCCGTTGCGAGCGAGCCCCCGACTCCCGAATCCCCAGCACCGAGCGCCGCGAGTGCGGAGCCGGTCGACGCGACGATCGCCGTCGCCAGCGACGCCGCGTTTTGCTTCCGGTATCCCGCGACGCTCGAACGGTTCCGGGAGCGCGCCGAGATTGTCACGTTCTCGCCGGTCGCGGGCGATCCCGTCCCGGACGCCGACGCGGTCTACCTCCCCGGCGGCTACCCCGAACTTCACACCGCCGAACTCGAGTCGGCCGGCACCCTCGCCGAACTCGGCAATCTGGCCGCCGACGGGTTTCCGGTCCTCGGCGAGTGCGGCGGGCTGATGGCCATGAGCCAGTCGCTGACCACTGCGGCGGGCGAGCGCCACGAGATGGCTGGCATCCTCCCCGCGGACGTGACCATGCACGACCGCTATCAGGCGCTCGATCACGTCGAACTCGAGGCCGTCGAGGGGACGCTGACCGCCGACGCCGGCGAGACGATACGGGGCCACGAGTTCCACTACTCGAGCGCCGACGTCGACGGCGACGCCCGCTTCGCTTTCGAGACGGTGCGAGGCGACGGTATCGACGGCGACCACGATGGCCTGACTGAGTACGACTCGCTCGGTACGTACGTCCACGTGCACGTCGAAAGCGGGGCGTTCGATCGGTTCCTCGAGCGTGTCGAGGGATGA